The proteins below are encoded in one region of Gadus macrocephalus chromosome 14, ASM3116895v1:
- the LOC132472199 gene encoding short-chain dehydrogenase/reductase family 42E member 1-like, producing the protein MFSGSTMTTMRSTQKDTCLITGGSGYFGYRLACSLQSKGSTVILFDVTPPVTGPLPEGITFLQGDIREYPQVRRALSGVDCVFHSASYGMSGREQLNRRRIQEVNVGGTQNVLEACVETGVPRLVYTSTFNVVFGGQVIENGDESLHYLPLHHHPDHYSRTKSLAEMAVLGANGAALKSGGGALRTCALRAAGIYGPGEQRHLPRVVGYIERGVFRFVYGDPASRVEFVHVDNLVSAHVLAAGALSSGREPSAAGEAYFISDGRPVNNFEFFRPLVEGLGYPFPTLRLPLSLVYFVAFLTEMLHRLVGPLYNFQPLLTRTEVYKTGVTHYFSLAKARAQLGYEPREYDLAEVVQWFRSRGHGRKPGGSALGRLLLNALLVCVMVALALSYLPGVGG; encoded by the exons ATGTTTTCAGGCTCTACG ATGACAACCATGAGaagcacacaaaaagacacatgTTTGATCACAGGAGGGAGTGGTTATTTCGGTTATCG CCTGGCCTGCTCGCTCCAGTCCAAGGGGTCCACCGTCATTCTGTTTGATGTGACGCCGCCCGTGACCGGACCGCTCCCAGAAGGCATCACGTTCCTCCAGGGAGACATCCGGGAATACCCTCAGGTGCGGCGCGCCCTCTCCGGGGTGGACTGCGTCTTCCACTCGGCCTCCTACGGCATGTCGGGCCGCGAGCAGCTGAACCGCCGCCGCATCCAGGAGGTGAACGTCGGGGGCACCCAGAACGTCCTGGAGGCCTGCGTGGAGACCGGGGTCCCCCGGCTGGTCTACACCAGCACCTTCAACGTGGTGTTCGGGGGTCAGGTGATCGAGAACGGCGACGAGAGCCTCCACTACCTGcccctgcaccaccaccccGACCACTACTCCCGGACCAAGTCCCTGGCCGAGATGGCGGTGTTGGGGGCCAACGGCGCCGCACTCAAGTCCGGCGGCGGCGCGCTGCGCACCTGCGCCCTCCGTGCCGCCGGTATCTACGGGCCCGGGGAGCAGCGGCACCTGCCCCGGGTGGTGGGCTACATCGAGAGGGGCGTGTTCCGCTTCGTCTACGGGGACCCCGCCAGCAGGGTGGAGTTCGTCCACGTCGACAACCTGGTGTCGGCCCACGTGCTGGCGGCCGGAGCCCTGAGCTCCGGGAGGGAGCCCAGCGCGGCGGGAGAGGCCTACTTCATCTCAGACGGCCGGCCCGTCAACAACTTTGAGTTCTTCCGGCCGCTGGTGGAGGGGCTGGGCTACCCGTTCCCCACGCTGCGCCTGCCCCTGTCCCTGGTGTACTTTGTGGCCTTCCTCACGGAGATGCTCCACCGCCTGGTCGGGCCGCTCTACAACTTCCAGCCCCTGCTGACGCGCACGGAGGTGTACAAGACGGGGGTGACCCACTACTTCAGCCTGGCCAAGGCCCGGGCCCAGCTGGGGTACGAGCCCCGGGAGTACGACCTGGCGGAGGTGGTGCAGTGGTTCAGGAGCCGGGGCCACGGCAGGAAGCCCGGAGGCTCGGCcctggggaggctgctgctgaACGCGCTGCTGGTCTGTGTGATGGTGGCGCTGGCTCTGTCGTACCTCCCGGGCGTCGGTGGCTGA